A single region of the Brachypodium distachyon strain Bd21 chromosome 3, Brachypodium_distachyon_v3.0, whole genome shotgun sequence genome encodes:
- the LOC100826989 gene encoding uncharacterized protein LOC100826989 isoform X2 has protein sequence MFCCRSYSVSTYPRMGILESSDQVKGCLHPCGKDIPQHSTEDTIKSEDGVSSLPRTCTPLQSEASDLTLCCALDTVLAGNSNGTDPLACGKENSSTGLQSRPDENRMSDAAPLGLDLNIVNSSDAAELNPFFPYKNLGQSKVSGPSECGSTTGATGGTESYRKWEEMKKNGFLSSSHGAAVVPKPRGRPPKRKRDDEPKRSNFTQNEQTKFMKVAAPSGLLSGLNPGIINHVRNSKQVYSIIKAMVRSEKLENASQPVFACQTGERGKEVSERIQDQNMGSLMKCHFMMDGNNTMFHRGLPTTSKYLPEDGRNMKLQLSSTVTVASDRTCSMSADDLESKQDCMTMLSVKAAGVAFQWLELLQQDFRGRLAALKRSRKRVRNALQTELPYLISTEFPENEACTAQSSEAGSTGNKVSEAHVARWRSLFVQMDRTLQEEGRDLENRLKEVQAMLSNCDKGLQHMTCDAPSLGPGPIAELWKLKSPEISESEWAVQAAAASIYSTCNVVMKTGNVPCF, from the exons ATGTTCTGCTGCAGATCTTATTCTGTGAGCACAT ACCCAAGGATGGGGATTTTGGAATCTTCAGATCAAGTAAAAGGATGTTTACATCCATGTGGCAAGGATATACCTCAACATAGTACTGAAGACACCATAAAATCTGAAGATGGTGTCTCTTCATTGCCACGGACTTGCACGCCTCTTCAGTCAGAAGCTTCTGACCTCACCTTGTGCTGTGCTTTGGATACAGTGTTGGCGGGAAATTCGAATGGCACCGATCCTTTGGCATGTGGCAAAGAAAACAGCAGTACAGGCTTGCAATCTAGGCCTGATGAAAATAGGATGAGTGATGCTGCACCCCTTGGGTTGGATCTGAACATAGTGAATTCTTCGGATGCAGCAGAGCTTAATCCGTTCTTTCCTTACAAGAACCTGGGGCAGTCAAAAGTTAGTGGCCCATCAGAATGTGGTAGTACAACCGGTGCTACTGGAGGAACTGAGTCATATAGAAAGTGGgaagaaatgaagaagaatGGATTCCTCTCCTCATCTCATGGAGCTGCAGTGGTACCTAAGCCACGTGGTCGACCCCCCAAGAGAAAAAGAGATGATGAACCCAAGAGGAGCAATTTTACCCAGAATGAACAAACTAAGTTCATGAAGGTTGCTGCTCCTAGTGGCCTATTATCTGGGCTAAACCCTGGAATCATAAACCATGTCAGAAATAGCAAACAAGTTTATTCCATAATAAAGGCCATGGTACGCTCTGAGAAGCTCGAGAATGCGAGCCAGCCTGTTTTTGCTTGTCAAACAGGTGAAAGAGGGAAAGAAGTTAGTGAAAGAATTCAGGACCAGAATATGGGTAGTTTGATGAAATGCCACTTCATGATGGATGGTAATAATACAATGTTTCACCGAGGGTTGCCTACAACATCAAAATACCTCCCAGAGGATGGTCGCAATATGAAATTGCAACTCTCATCAACAGTCACTGTGGCTTCAGATAGAACTTGCAGTATGTCAGCTGATGATCTTGAATCTAAGCAAGATTGCATGACTATGTTATCGGTGAAGG CGGCTGGTGTTGCCTTCCAGTGGTTGGAGCTACTGCAGCAGGACTTCAGAGGGCGCCTTGCTG CTTTGAAGCGCAGTAGAAAGAGAGTTCGGAATGCTCTTCAAACTGAACTGCCGTACCTGATATCAACAGAATTTCCTGAGAACGAAGCATGCACTGCACAGTCTTCTGAAGCTGGATCCACTGGAAACAAAGTTTCAGAGGCACATGTTGCTCGCTGGAGGTCTCTTTTTGTTCAGATGGACAGAACACTGCAGGAAGAGGGGAGGGACTTG GAAAATCGGTTGAAGGAAGTGCAAGCAATGCTATCAAATTGCGATAAAGGTCTACAGCACATGACGTGTGATGCTCCATCACTAGGACCAGGACCAATTGCTGAATTATG GAAGCTGAAGAGCCCGGAGATTTCTGAGAGCGAGTGGGCAGtgcaagctgctgctgcgtcgATCTACTCGACGTGCAACGTGGTCATGAAAACAGGGAACGTTCCTTGCTTCTGA
- the LOC100826989 gene encoding uncharacterized protein LOC100826989 isoform X1, whose product MGPPGSGSASPPPPPPLAEALGGSVDGAVVDEACGQGSRHVDGSGDPRMGILESSDQVKGCLHPCGKDIPQHSTEDTIKSEDGVSSLPRTCTPLQSEASDLTLCCALDTVLAGNSNGTDPLACGKENSSTGLQSRPDENRMSDAAPLGLDLNIVNSSDAAELNPFFPYKNLGQSKVSGPSECGSTTGATGGTESYRKWEEMKKNGFLSSSHGAAVVPKPRGRPPKRKRDDEPKRSNFTQNEQTKFMKVAAPSGLLSGLNPGIINHVRNSKQVYSIIKAMVRSEKLENASQPVFACQTGERGKEVSERIQDQNMGSLMKCHFMMDGNNTMFHRGLPTTSKYLPEDGRNMKLQLSSTVTVASDRTCSMSADDLESKQDCMTMLSVKAAGVAFQWLELLQQDFRGRLAALKRSRKRVRNALQTELPYLISTEFPENEACTAQSSEAGSTGNKVSEAHVARWRSLFVQMDRTLQEEGRDLENRLKEVQAMLSNCDKGLQHMTCDAPSLGPGPIAELWKLKSPEISESEWAVQAAAASIYSTCNVVMKTGNVPCF is encoded by the exons ATGGGCCCTCCCGGATCGGGAAGCGCgtcccccccgccgccgccgccgctcgccgag GCATTGGGCGGGAGCGTCGACGGCGCTGTTGTGGATGAGGCGTGCGGGCAGGGGTCGCGGCACGTGGACGGGTCGGGAG ACCCAAGGATGGGGATTTTGGAATCTTCAGATCAAGTAAAAGGATGTTTACATCCATGTGGCAAGGATATACCTCAACATAGTACTGAAGACACCATAAAATCTGAAGATGGTGTCTCTTCATTGCCACGGACTTGCACGCCTCTTCAGTCAGAAGCTTCTGACCTCACCTTGTGCTGTGCTTTGGATACAGTGTTGGCGGGAAATTCGAATGGCACCGATCCTTTGGCATGTGGCAAAGAAAACAGCAGTACAGGCTTGCAATCTAGGCCTGATGAAAATAGGATGAGTGATGCTGCACCCCTTGGGTTGGATCTGAACATAGTGAATTCTTCGGATGCAGCAGAGCTTAATCCGTTCTTTCCTTACAAGAACCTGGGGCAGTCAAAAGTTAGTGGCCCATCAGAATGTGGTAGTACAACCGGTGCTACTGGAGGAACTGAGTCATATAGAAAGTGGgaagaaatgaagaagaatGGATTCCTCTCCTCATCTCATGGAGCTGCAGTGGTACCTAAGCCACGTGGTCGACCCCCCAAGAGAAAAAGAGATGATGAACCCAAGAGGAGCAATTTTACCCAGAATGAACAAACTAAGTTCATGAAGGTTGCTGCTCCTAGTGGCCTATTATCTGGGCTAAACCCTGGAATCATAAACCATGTCAGAAATAGCAAACAAGTTTATTCCATAATAAAGGCCATGGTACGCTCTGAGAAGCTCGAGAATGCGAGCCAGCCTGTTTTTGCTTGTCAAACAGGTGAAAGAGGGAAAGAAGTTAGTGAAAGAATTCAGGACCAGAATATGGGTAGTTTGATGAAATGCCACTTCATGATGGATGGTAATAATACAATGTTTCACCGAGGGTTGCCTACAACATCAAAATACCTCCCAGAGGATGGTCGCAATATGAAATTGCAACTCTCATCAACAGTCACTGTGGCTTCAGATAGAACTTGCAGTATGTCAGCTGATGATCTTGAATCTAAGCAAGATTGCATGACTATGTTATCGGTGAAGG CGGCTGGTGTTGCCTTCCAGTGGTTGGAGCTACTGCAGCAGGACTTCAGAGGGCGCCTTGCTG CTTTGAAGCGCAGTAGAAAGAGAGTTCGGAATGCTCTTCAAACTGAACTGCCGTACCTGATATCAACAGAATTTCCTGAGAACGAAGCATGCACTGCACAGTCTTCTGAAGCTGGATCCACTGGAAACAAAGTTTCAGAGGCACATGTTGCTCGCTGGAGGTCTCTTTTTGTTCAGATGGACAGAACACTGCAGGAAGAGGGGAGGGACTTG GAAAATCGGTTGAAGGAAGTGCAAGCAATGCTATCAAATTGCGATAAAGGTCTACAGCACATGACGTGTGATGCTCCATCACTAGGACCAGGACCAATTGCTGAATTATG GAAGCTGAAGAGCCCGGAGATTTCTGAGAGCGAGTGGGCAGtgcaagctgctgctgcgtcgATCTACTCGACGTGCAACGTGGTCATGAAAACAGGGAACGTTCCTTGCTTCTGA
- the LOC100827595 gene encoding uncharacterized protein LOC100827595 isoform X2 translates to MIWVLFIMQLASHGTQSDEATQLVSHCDQAEVSDSQEMLSQPNTAGSSTEYLVSCEIKPVIVEDDNENIDANEETHLVIQDFPQCRICLDNEGDDLIAPCHCKGTQKYVHRSCLDNWRSTKEGFAFSHCTECRAAFLLRANVPPDRWWLRLKFQLLVARDHTLIFFIVQLVVVFLGMLVYRLYGDELREMFGYEEHPYAFYALAILAIILVGLLYGFFIAIICGQRITERHYHVLAKQELTKEYIVEDLEGADLMPDLDPTHVTELRTLGLLSMTASSIRVSIYLKCFKSISFHIHGRITGCMETLGRE, encoded by the exons atgatttggGTATTGTTCATAATGCAGTTGGCTTCACATGGTACTCAATCAGATGAAGCAACACAATTGGTCTCCCATTGTGATCAAGCGGAAGTGTCAGATTCACAGGAGATGCTTTCACAACCCAACACAGCAGGGAGCTCCACCGAGTATCTGGTCTCATGTGAAATCAAGCCCGTGATTGTTGAGGATGACAACGAAAATATCGATGCCAACGAAGAAACACATCTTGTCATTCAAGACTTTCCACAATGCCGGATTTGCCTTGATAATGAAG GTGATGACTTAATCGCGCCATGCCATTGCAAGGGCACACAGAAGTATGTCCATAGGTCCTGTCTTGATAACTGGAGATCAACAAAG GAAGGTTTTGCATTTTCACATTGCACTGAGTGTCGCGCAGCATTCTTACTTCGTGCAAATGTTCCTCCAGATCGGTGGTGGTTAAGACTGAAGTTCCAACTTCTGGTTGCTAGAGATCACACATTGATCTTTTTTATTGTGCAACTA GTTGTTGTTTTCTTGGGTATGCTGGTATACAGATTATATGGAGATGAACTGCGAGAAATGTTTGGTTATGAAGAGCATCCATATGCTTTTTATGCATTGGCAA TACTGGCTATTATTTTGGTTGGTTTGCTGTATGGATTCTTCATAGCTATAATATGTGGACAGAGGATCACTGAACGCCACTACCATGTTCTTGCAAAGCAAGAGTTAACCAAG GAGTATATCGTAGAGGATCTTGAAGGAGCTGATCTAATGCCAGACCTTGATCCTACCCATGTTACAGAGCTGAGGACACTGGGACTATTGAGCATGACTGCATCTAGCATCAG GGTTTCTATATATCTAAAGTGTTTCAAGTCCATTTCTTTTCATATCCATGGTCG
- the LOC100827595 gene encoding uncharacterized protein LOC100827595 isoform X3 — protein MIWVLFIMQLASHGTQSDEATQLVSHCDQAEVSDSQEMLSQPNTAGSSTEYLVSCEIKPVIVEDDNENIDANEETHLVIQDFPQCRICLDNEGDDLIAPCHCKGTQKYVHRSCLDNWRSTKEGFAFSHCTECRAAFLLRANVPPDRWWLRLKFQLLVARDHTLIFFIVQLVVVFLGMLVYRLYGDELREMFGYEEHPYAFYALAILAIILVGLLYGFFIAIICGQRITERHYHVLAKQELTKEYIVEDLEGADLMPDLDPTHVTELRTLGLLSMTASSIR, from the exons atgatttggGTATTGTTCATAATGCAGTTGGCTTCACATGGTACTCAATCAGATGAAGCAACACAATTGGTCTCCCATTGTGATCAAGCGGAAGTGTCAGATTCACAGGAGATGCTTTCACAACCCAACACAGCAGGGAGCTCCACCGAGTATCTGGTCTCATGTGAAATCAAGCCCGTGATTGTTGAGGATGACAACGAAAATATCGATGCCAACGAAGAAACACATCTTGTCATTCAAGACTTTCCACAATGCCGGATTTGCCTTGATAATGAAG GTGATGACTTAATCGCGCCATGCCATTGCAAGGGCACACAGAAGTATGTCCATAGGTCCTGTCTTGATAACTGGAGATCAACAAAG GAAGGTTTTGCATTTTCACATTGCACTGAGTGTCGCGCAGCATTCTTACTTCGTGCAAATGTTCCTCCAGATCGGTGGTGGTTAAGACTGAAGTTCCAACTTCTGGTTGCTAGAGATCACACATTGATCTTTTTTATTGTGCAACTA GTTGTTGTTTTCTTGGGTATGCTGGTATACAGATTATATGGAGATGAACTGCGAGAAATGTTTGGTTATGAAGAGCATCCATATGCTTTTTATGCATTGGCAA TACTGGCTATTATTTTGGTTGGTTTGCTGTATGGATTCTTCATAGCTATAATATGTGGACAGAGGATCACTGAACGCCACTACCATGTTCTTGCAAAGCAAGAGTTAACCAAG GAGTATATCGTAGAGGATCTTGAAGGAGCTGATCTAATGCCAGACCTTGATCCTACCCATGTTACAGAGCTGAGGACACTGGGACTATTGAGCATGACTGCATCTAGCATCAG
- the LOC100827595 gene encoding uncharacterized protein LOC100827595 isoform X1 codes for MIWVLFIMQLASHGTQSDEATQLVSHCDQAEVSDSQEMLSQPNTAGSSTEYLVSCEIKPVIVEDDNENIDANEETHLVIQDFPQCRICLDNEGDDLIAPCHCKGTQKYVHRSCLDNWRSTKEGFAFSHCTECRAAFLLRANVPPDRWWLRLKFQLLVARDHTLIFFIVQLVVVFLGMLVYRLYGDELREMFGYEEHPYAFYALAILAIILVGLLYGFFIAIICGQRITERHYHVLAKQELTKEYIVEDLEGADLMPDLDPTHVTELRTLGLLSMTASSISNYRVSIYLKCFKSISFHIHGRITGCMETLGRE; via the exons atgatttggGTATTGTTCATAATGCAGTTGGCTTCACATGGTACTCAATCAGATGAAGCAACACAATTGGTCTCCCATTGTGATCAAGCGGAAGTGTCAGATTCACAGGAGATGCTTTCACAACCCAACACAGCAGGGAGCTCCACCGAGTATCTGGTCTCATGTGAAATCAAGCCCGTGATTGTTGAGGATGACAACGAAAATATCGATGCCAACGAAGAAACACATCTTGTCATTCAAGACTTTCCACAATGCCGGATTTGCCTTGATAATGAAG GTGATGACTTAATCGCGCCATGCCATTGCAAGGGCACACAGAAGTATGTCCATAGGTCCTGTCTTGATAACTGGAGATCAACAAAG GAAGGTTTTGCATTTTCACATTGCACTGAGTGTCGCGCAGCATTCTTACTTCGTGCAAATGTTCCTCCAGATCGGTGGTGGTTAAGACTGAAGTTCCAACTTCTGGTTGCTAGAGATCACACATTGATCTTTTTTATTGTGCAACTA GTTGTTGTTTTCTTGGGTATGCTGGTATACAGATTATATGGAGATGAACTGCGAGAAATGTTTGGTTATGAAGAGCATCCATATGCTTTTTATGCATTGGCAA TACTGGCTATTATTTTGGTTGGTTTGCTGTATGGATTCTTCATAGCTATAATATGTGGACAGAGGATCACTGAACGCCACTACCATGTTCTTGCAAAGCAAGAGTTAACCAAG GAGTATATCGTAGAGGATCTTGAAGGAGCTGATCTAATGCCAGACCTTGATCCTACCCATGTTACAGAGCTGAGGACACTGGGACTATTGAGCATGACTGCATCTAGCATCAG CAATTACAGGGTTTCTATATATCTAAAGTGTTTCAAGTCCATTTCTTTTCATATCCATGGTCG